The following proteins are encoded in a genomic region of Synergistaceae bacterium:
- the purF gene encoding amidophosphoribosyltransferase: protein MSGVFGAYSTSGRKVLEEVYLGLYALQHRGQESAGIAWIECGRIASARGMGLLHNAIDQQELSEETAHCAIGHVRYAPIVGSQPHNVLPIGANYARGPAAVSHDGHITNLPELTKQLESRGAIFHSATDSEAILHLMAQKSHMQPLDALVDALRRTEGSYGLVVLLENCLVAARDPWGFKPLAVGENNGTFYVASESCALDIVGAKLLRDVEPGEILVIDDRGMRSLRIQHSAPCRSMRCSFEYVYTARPDSIIDGRSVYGARKEMGRRLALTSPCQGAELAVGLPDSGTTAAIGYAQESKTPLEMAIVRNRYVGRTFIQPTQKVRELGVRIKLNPISEVFGGKKTVLIDDSIIRGTTAEQIVSMIRGSGAAEVHLRIASPPVLYPCRYGIDTRKDEPLAAANMTMEELRKKIGADSLGYLSNEDLAASVGFPEEQLCTACFTGKYLPSKNGTKEGS, encoded by the coding sequence ATGAGCGGTGTTTTCGGAGCTTACAGCACATCGGGCAGGAAGGTGCTAGAAGAGGTCTACCTCGGCCTCTATGCGCTCCAGCACAGGGGACAGGAGTCTGCGGGAATAGCCTGGATAGAATGCGGCAGGATAGCCTCCGCCCGCGGGATGGGACTTTTGCACAACGCCATAGATCAGCAGGAGCTCTCCGAGGAGACCGCCCACTGCGCCATAGGGCATGTGCGCTACGCGCCCATAGTCGGTTCCCAGCCCCATAACGTGCTGCCGATCGGCGCAAATTACGCCCGCGGCCCTGCCGCGGTGTCACATGACGGGCATATCACAAATCTGCCGGAACTCACAAAACAGCTTGAGTCCCGAGGCGCGATATTTCATTCCGCTACTGACTCCGAAGCTATCCTGCACCTCATGGCGCAAAAGTCGCACATGCAGCCGCTCGATGCGCTTGTGGACGCACTTCGCAGGACAGAAGGCTCATACGGCCTTGTGGTCCTCCTTGAGAACTGCCTCGTGGCGGCCCGCGACCCGTGGGGATTCAAACCCCTCGCTGTCGGGGAGAACAACGGGACATTCTATGTGGCATCGGAATCATGCGCGCTCGACATAGTAGGCGCAAAGCTGCTGCGCGATGTCGAACCCGGAGAGATACTGGTTATAGACGACAGGGGCATGAGAAGCCTCAGGATACAGCACAGCGCTCCATGCCGCAGCATGAGATGCTCGTTTGAATATGTGTATACGGCGCGTCCGGACAGCATTATCGACGGCCGTTCCGTATACGGGGCGCGCAAGGAGATGGGCAGACGTCTTGCTCTGACATCTCCCTGCCAGGGGGCAGAACTGGCGGTCGGGCTGCCTGACAGCGGCACGACCGCCGCAATAGGCTACGCACAGGAATCAAAAACACCGCTTGAAATGGCGATAGTGAGAAATCGCTACGTCGGGCGCACGTTCATACAGCCGACCCAGAAAGTCAGGGAGCTCGGCGTCAGAATTAAGTTGAACCCTATATCAGAGGTCTTCGGCGGCAAAAAGACCGTCTTAATTGACGATTCCATAATCAGGGGCACGACGGCGGAGCAGATCGTATCTATGATACGCGGCTCAGGCGCGGCGGAGGTACATCTGCGCATCGCTTCCCCCCCGGTCCTTTATCCATGCAGATACGGGATAGACACAAGAAAAGATGAACCGCTGGCTGCGGCAAATATGACAATGGAAGAGCTTCGTAAAAAAATCGGCGCAGACTCGCTCGGTTATCTCTCCAACGAAGATCTCGCCGCGTCTGTCGGATTTCCGGAAGAGCAGCTATGCACGGCATGTTTCACTGGTAAGTATCTCCCCTCAAAAAATGGGACGAAAGAGGGTTCATGA